The genome window TTATGGAATCGATGGGCATGCCAACCGACGGATTTAGTAAACCAAAAGTCGATTCCATGATTGGACTATCCCCTTCAATAAGTGTTGGACAGCATGTAACCAATCGAAACCCTAGATCAACAGTTGGAACCGTAACAGATATGTATACTTATTTACGTTTGATTTATGAAAAACTCGGTGAGCGAACATGTCCAAACTGCCAAACAACTATTTTACCCACGCTAGATAAAGAGGCAACTGAAGAAAAGACAGCTAACTTCAAAGAATATATTCAATGTCATAATTGTGATCACCGTTTAGAAAAACTTACACGTTCCCATTTTTCATATAATACGTTAGAAGGAGCATGTCCAACATGCAGTGGACTTGGTTACGTAACAGATATTCATTTAGCATCCGTATTTAAAGAAAACCTTAGTTTAAAGGAAGGCGCTGTCGCAATTGGCATGTGGAATGGATCATATGGCGAATATCAAAGACAGATTATAAAAGCGGCCTCTGAACATTATGGTATTACCTATGATGAGAATCTCCCATTAAAAGACTTCAGCGGTGAACAGCGAGATTTATTATATTATGGTGTGGAAAGCGACATTTTTTCAGCTCACTTTCCTGATGTCAAGCCACCAAAATCTGTAGGGAAAGGAAAGTTTGAAGGTATTCTTACAGGGATGCGGAGAAGATACGAGGAAAAGGGCGGGAGTGCCAGTTCAGGTGAAGCTGCCTATTTCTATTCACAGCCCTGCTCTGATTGTCATGGAAAGCGGCTTAATAAAGAAAGCAGAGAAGTACTTGTTGCAGGAACATCAATTACAGATGTTTCGGATTACTCACTTGAAGCGATGCATGCTTGGTTAATAGATTTACAACAATCACTCGGGTCAGAGGATGTTGTAATCGTTGAATCATTTTTACATGATCTTATTTCTAAAGTAAAGCGAATCATTCATGTTGGTTTAGGCTATTTATCTATGGACAGGCAGACGATTACCCTTTCTGGTGGGGAAGCACAGCGCCTAAGGCTCGCATCGATTCTTGGTTCTGGTTTAACTGGTGTTCTCTATATTCTTGATGAACCAACAGCAGGACTGCATCCAAAGGATACAAAAGGATTAGTGACGATTATGAAACAGCTGCGAGATCTTGGTAATACGGTCCTTGTAATTGAACATGATGTTGATGTCATGAAAGAAGCGGACCATATTATTGACATAGGCCCAGGTGCTGGAATTAACGGTGGAACGGTTGTAGGTGCTGGTACATTGCTTGAACTAATCAAACAACCAGAGTCGGTTACTGGGGCATTTTTAAGAGATAAGCCAGTCCTGCATGAAAATCATCGACAAGGTTCAGGCGAGCAATTGACAATCCATAATGCAACGAAACATAATTTGCAAGATGTCACGGTATCGATTCCACTAGGATGCCTTGTATCGGTAACAGGTGTGTCCGGCTCAGGAAAATCAACGTTAATCTTTGATGTGCTAGCGGCTGGTGAGAATGGAGTATATCAGGGTTGTGAAAAAATTACTGGGTTTAAATCGATTGATAAAGTGATTACTGTGAATCAATCTGCATTAAGCAGAATGCAACGATCAAACGTAGCAACCTATACAGATGCATTTACAAATATAAGAAACCTATTTGCAAGTTTACCTGAAGCAAAAGAGAATAAGCTTAAACCGAAAGATTTCTCCTTTAATACGACTGGTGGAAGATGTGAAAATTGTCAAGGTCTCGGATTCGTAGCAGTGAATATGTATTTTTCAGCTGATATTGAAATACCTTGTCCGGTTTGTCATGGATCACGATTTAAGGAAAATATCTTACAAGTAACATATAAAGGAAATTCTATTTCAGATATTCTCGATATGTCAATTGAAGAAAGCTTGCCGATTTTTGATGATCATAAGAAGCTATATCCAATTGTACAATTATTAAATGAAATTGGACTTGGTTACTTGAAATGGGGACAATCACTAACGACATTATCTGGTGGAGAAGGGCAACGACTGAAGCTAGCGAAAGAATTGAATAAACCAGCGAATAAATCGACGCTTTATTTATTGGATGAGCCTTCGACGGGATTGCATCCAAGAGATGTGAAGCAATTGCTTTTATTGTTAAATCGATTGGTTGATGCTGGGAACACTGTGATCGTTGTAGAGCATAACAGTGATGTGATTCGTGCGTCGGATTGGGTGATTGATTTAGGTCCGGAAGGTGGAAGTGCCGGCGGAAGAATCATTGCTGAGGGAACACCTGAGGAAATAACAAATGAAAAAGCCTCTCATACTGGTGCTTTTCTAGATATCCAGTAAAATAGAAGAAGACTTAGTTTTGATGACATTTTATCTTAAAGCTGCGGAGGCGGCGTCCGCAGCAACAATCATCATTGCAATTATGTATGAATTAATATAGCCATCAATAACGATGCATCAATTAAAAACGGAAAATGACAGCAATATTCGGGGAGTGACAGGCACTAATGGAAAAACAGGTACCAAAAGAAAAAAAGGGTTTAAAACCGTTTATATCTTTAATTTTATCAACAAAGGTTCCAAAGCTGGCACTAATATTTGGCTTGATTGGAAGTATTATTACAATGATCGTCGGCCTTTCCATCCCACTTCTGACCAGGGAATTAGTTGACGGCTTCTCAGTGGAAGCATTAAGCGTCACACTAATTATCGTTATCTTCGTCGTGTTTATTTTACAGGCGGTAGTAGACGGTCTATCCACTTATTTACTAGCTGTTGTAGGACAAAGGATTGTTGCCAGACTGCGAGAAAGAATGTGGTTCAAGCTTATCCGTTTACCAGTAAGTTATTTTGATAAACATGCGAGTGGAGAATCTGTGAGCCGGGTTGTTAACGATACTGGAATCGTCAAAGACCTAATAACTCAACATTTTCCTCAGTTTATTACGGGGATCATTACAATTATAGGTGCAATTATTATCTTAATAATTATGGATTGGAAGATGACATTATTAATGTTAATCGCAGTCCCTGTTACATTTGCAATTATGATGCCACTCGGAAGCAGAATGTCGAAAGTATCGAAAGGGATGCAAGATGAAACTGCGACGTTTACCGGTACAATCCAACAAACGTTAAGTGAAGCACGTCTAATGAAATCTTCGACAGCCGAGAAAGTCGAGGAGAAAAAAGGGGTAGCTGGAATCGGCAATTTATATCGTTACGGATTAAAAGAAGCGAAGATCTTCGCACTGATTGGTCCATCTATCTACACGATTATGATGCTTGTTATTGTGGCTATTATTGGCTATGGCGGGATTCGCGTTGCAGAAGGTACAATGTCAACTGGTTCACTTGTTGCGTTTCTGCTTTACCTTTTCCAAATCATTTATCCAATTACATCCTTTGCAATGTTCTTCACAGAGTTGCAAAAGGCTAAAGGAGCAACAGAACGTATTATAGAAATATTAGAAATACCGGAAGAACCTGGACAAGAAGGAATTGATAAAGATATTGCTAATGAAACAGTTCATGTTAACAATGTTTCCTTTGCGTATAATGAAGAAGAGTCAGTTCTTAAGAATATTACGTTCGATGCGAGGCCCGGTGAAATGATTGCATTCGCAGGACCGAGTGGCGGTGGGAAAACTACTTTATTCAGTTTACTCGAAAGATACCACGCGCCAACAGCGGGAGAAATCCGAATTGGTGATACACCAATCAATGCGTTATCGATGGTATCATGGCGAAGTCAAATTGGCTATGTTTCTCAGGAAAGTGCGATGATGGCTGGGACAATTCGTGATAATTTGACTTATGGACTAAGTAATGCAGAAAGTGTAACAGATGAACAGTTATGGAAGGTTACGGAAATGGCTTATGCTGATACATTTATTAAGACTTTCGCCAAAGGACTGGATACTGAAGTCGGCGAACGTGGTGTGAAGTTATCTGGTGGTCAACGCCAGCGAATTAATATTGCGCGTGCATTCCTGCGTGATCCAAAAATCCTAATGCTTGATGAAGCAACAGCAAGCTTAGATAGTCAGTCGGAACATGCCGTTCAGGGAGCTTTAACACGATTAATGGAAGGGCGAACAACATTCGTTATTGCCCACAGGTTATCGACGATCGTTGACGCAGATAAAATTATTTTTATCGAAAATGGCGAAGTAACAGGATCTGGAACCCACCAGGAATTAATCGAAACTCATGAGTTATATCGTAAGTTCGCGGAACAACAGTTAACGTAATGTATTATCTAATATGGAATTTAGAAAATCTACCTCTCAAGGATAATAAGACTCTTCCTGGGAGGTTCTTTTTTTACAAATACGTATGTTAGAATTAGAAGTATTCGCAAAAATACGTTATCTTAACAGATAGGAACGGCTTATGGTTTTATTCATATGCAAGAGGTTTTGATAAAGGAGGTATACTGCATGAACAACACATTAACGGTAAAAGGGATAACGATAGGAGAAGGAGCACCGAAGATTTGTGTGCCGATGGTAGGGACAACAGTCGAGCAATTGCTTAAGGAAGCGGAACTACTTATAACCCTAGATTTAGAATTAGTTGAATGGCGTGTAGATTTTTTTGAATCGGTTGAGGATATAGAAAAAGTAAAAGAAGTATTAACTAAAATTAGAGAGAAACTAATCGATATTCCGCTTATTTTCACATTTCGAACTGCAAAGGAAGGTGGAGAAAGGGAAGTCTCCATGAAATATTATGTCGCATTAAATAAAGCAGCTGTAGAGAGTAACGCTGTAGAATTTATTGATGTCGAATTATTTAGTGGGGATCAGGAAGTTAAATTCCTTGTCGAGACAGCACATCAACATGAGGTAGCTGTCATCATCTCAAATCATGATTTTGAAAAAACGCCACCAAAAGAAGAAATCATTACCCGGTTACGGAGAGCGCAAGACGTGGGAGCGGATATCCCAAAGATTGCTGTGATGCCAAAAAATGTGCAGGATGTTATCACACTATTAGATGCAACAAATGAAATGAAAACTCGCTATGCAGATCGACCGATTGTTACGATGGCGATGGCAGGGCAAGGGGTTATTAGTAGATTAGCTGGTGAGATATTTGGATCTGCGATTACCTTTGGAACGGCAACTAAGGCGTCTGCACCAGGACAAGTAGGGGTGCTAGAATTAAGAAAGGTACTTGATTTGATCCATAATAATCTTTGATGGCATAAGCGGAAATGAATGAGGTTTCCCCTTAAGAATAGGAGAAACCTCATCTTATCATGTGCTCTTATTGTTTTCAGGAAATTATTGTCTTGCGCTTAGTTAACAGACAGAAGAACCCCTACATGACTGAATTGAGCATCCCACCGCCCAAATCGAGCGGCAACGCCGGCCAATAAAGAGTCCTCAAAACAAAAAATTAATACGGCTCTGCGTCATGCCCTTTTTCTATCGCATCTTGCACAGCTTGCTCAGCATCAGTTGCACCGAGTGGATGCATTTCATCTGCCATTTCCATTCCTGTATTAGTTTTTCCAGCTAAACCTTCTCGCAGGCGACGACCATATTCTTCATCCGCTTCCTCTGCTAAAGCAATCATTTTCTCTTGAATCACTTTTGCACAGCTAGATAGATCACCGATAAGATTGGAGATTAATTCGTCTTTTTCCCATTGTTCAAAACTCCGGTACGTTTCTCCCGCTTGTTTCGTATTGTCATTTCGTTCAATCGATTCACGGACTAAATACCCTTCAACCATCGGTGTGTATTCTTTGCCAGTCTGTTCTGCTTCCTTTAATCCACCCAAGCTGGATGGTTCATAGTTTACATGAGGGTTCTGACCTGGTGCCTTATCATTATGATACCTTAGTGTACCACCCTCCTGATTTGTAGCTACCCTTTTTTTCGCAGCATTGATAGGCAGCTGCAAATAATTGGCACCTACACGATATCGCTGGGTATCAGAGTAGGAGAATGTTCTCCCTTGCAACATTTTATCATCCGAGAAATCAAGACCATCGACAAGGACCCCAGTACCAAAAGAAGCCTGTTCCACTTCATTAAAATAATTCTCAGGATTTTTATTTAATACCATTTTGCCAACTGCTCGCCATGGAAATTGCTCCTCTGGCCAGAGCTTCGTATCGTCAAGCGGGTCGAAATCAAGCTCTGGGTGAGGGCCGTCCTCCATAATTTGGACTAATAGTTCCCATTCAGGATAATCGCCATTTTCAATCGCTTCATATAAATCCTGTGTGGCATGATTAAAGTTCTTCCCTTGAATTTCTTCCGCTTCTTTTATTGTTAAGTTTTTAATCCCTTGCTTCGGTTCCCAGTGGTATTTAACAAGTACAGCTTTTCCTTCAGCGTTCACCCACTTATACGTGTTAACACCTGAACCTTGCATCATTCGGTAGTTCGCTGGAATGCCCCAAGGGGAATAGACAAATGTCACCATGTGGAAGGATTCTGGTGAATTTGCACAAAAGTCAAAGAATCGTTCACTATCCTGGATGTTTGTTACTGGATCTGGCCTAAATGCATGAATCATGTCAGGAAATTTCATTGCATCACGAATGAAGAATATCTTTAAGTTATTCCCAACTAAATCCCAATTTCCATCTTCTGTGTAAAATTTTACCGCAAACCCGCGTGGATCACGAACTGTTTCTGGAGAATGCAAGCCGTGAACAACCGTGGAAAATCGGACGAAAACAGGAGTCTGTTTTCCTTCTTCTTGGAAAACCTTTGCCCGTGTATATTTGGAAATCGGGTCATCTCCAGCCTTCCCGTAAGTTTCAAAGTAACCATGTGCACCAGCACCGCGTGCATGGACAATCCTTTCTGGTACTTTTTCTCTGTCAAAATGACTAATCTTTTCGATAAAATCATAGTTCTCGAGAGTTGCAGGACCACGATTTCCAACAGTACGGATATTTTGATTGTTCGTAACAGGATGTCCTTGCCTAGTTGTTAGTGTGTTTTCGTTTTCAATATTCGTCTCGTTCTTTTCCTTAGCCATTTTATCCTCCTCTTTCTTACAGTATGTAATAAATCGTTTAAAAAACAATTCATCCATAGCGTTTCCCAAAAGAGAAAAAATAATCAGATTGGACATAGAAAAGATTTGCCGCGCATATGTCAGTAGAAGTGGTAAAATAAGTAAGTCTCACCAAAGAAAGGAAGGTTCATACATGGCAATAGCTACATCGAAATTAAAAACTATTACACCGGTATATGACCCCTGGGAAGCTTATATGGACGTTGAAGAATACGGGGGAATGAACTTAACAAATATTGAATTTACAACAACATACATGTGTAATATGCGCTGTGCTCATTGTGCAGTTGGTTACATGCTGCAAAACAGTGATCCAGATGCATTGCCAATTGAATTACTGATTGAAAGATTAGATGAGATACCAAAGCTTCGTACCTTAAGCATTACCGGTGGGGAACCGATGATGAATAAGAAGATGATGCGTAATTATGTTATTCCACTAATGAAATATGCACACGACCGTGGTGTAAGAACACAGATGAATTCTAATTTAACATTGCCATATGACAGATATGAGCAGATTATCCCTTATCTGGATGTCCTGCATATCTCTCATAACTGGGGAACTGCCGAGGAATTTGCGGAAACAGGATTTGCAATGATGGAGAGGAAACCAACAATTGAAAATCGCAAAAAGTATTTTGAACGGTTAGTGGAAAACTCCCAGCGTCTCTCTAAGGATGGGGTCATGGTATCAGCGGAAACAATGCTGAATAAACGAACATTTCCATATTTGGAACAAATTCATGACTATATCAATGAAATGGGTTGTGCGAGGCATGAGCTGCATCCAATGTACCCTGTAGATTTCGCTAGCAACTTAGAAATACTTAGTCTAGATGAAATGCGAACTGCGATTAATCGTATGTTAAATCATCGGAATCAAGACATGTGGATGTTGTTTGGTACCTTGCCATTCTACGCTTGCAGTGGAAATGATGAGGATTTAGAGCTCCTTCAACGAGTTTATAAGGAAAAAAATGTGACAGTAAGAAATGACCCAGATGGCCGGTCTCGTTTGAATGTTAATATTTTTAATGGAGAAATCATTGTTACCGATTTTGGAGATGAACCTTCATTAGGAAATATCAAGACGACATCACTGCCAGACGCATACTCCCGATGGGTGGGAACAAAAACAGCGCAAAGTCTAAACTGTCATTGCCCTGCTGTTAAATGTCTCGGACCAAATTTATTAGTTAAGAATGCCTATTATCGCGATGTTGATTTTAGTAAGCGAAAGGCGAATATTAGTATGTAACGGATTAATAATGGTTTGTTGGCAACTAGACAAATCCAGAATATTTCATTATAATTAACATAGAATAAAAAATAAGTCGCCAAGGTGCGCTAACACCTTGACGACAAGTGTAACTTACGATACCCAAAATAAAGGGATCGGCAACAACTGAATTATTAAGAAAAAATAATCCATTCGTTTACCTGGTCAAGGCAAGTGGATTATTTTTTTCTGTCAATATCAGCCAAGATACTCACAATTAACGCTGCAAATGCAATTGCAAACATGAGAGCCTCGTACACTGACATAGCAACACCCCCTTTCCAAAAAAGAGCGGGTGGTGCTGCCGATCCACTTTACCTCGAATTATCGTTAGTTACCCCTAGATTATATCTTAATTTTAAATAAAAAGGAAACGTACTTTCTGTTTAAATTAACAAATATCCTTAAATTCAAAGTAAAGATGGTAATGTTTTTTACACCCATCGTTAAATTTAGAATTGCAGTTTACGCATTTACCATTATCCATATACAAATTTATTGGTTGCTCAGTCTTACAGACGCCGCATAATATCGCCAATTCATTGAATTCTTCTTTTTTCCATACAGAAATAGTATGACTTTCGCACTCATTATGACATTTATAGCATGGATAATATTTGTTACAGCATTTAAACTTAATCGCGATAATATCCTTATCAGTCGCATAATGCTTACATCGAGTCTGATTGTCAATAATATGTCCATATACTTTCATCGTTTTCCTCCTGGTTAGATATTATAGGGCCTATAAAACTGAAGAATCTATTTTAACTAGAAACTACTTATACTCCGTTTGTTCTTCTGCTTCCCATTTCGCAACCTCTGTTCGAACAATAGGTGCAACTTCTTTGCCTAATAATTCAATGGCTTTCATGACATCCTCATGGGGCATTGAGCCAACCGGGACATGAAGCATAAATCGCGTAATTCCAACATTCTTGCGTAAAAAGATAATTTTTTCGGCAACCGTTTCTGCATCGCCAACATATAAGGCGCCTTCTAAGCTTCGTGCTTGATCAAAGCTTCCTCTTGTATATGCTCCCCATCCACGCTCTCTTCCCAGAACGTTCATTGCTTGTTGTGTAGGTGGGAAGAACTTTTCTACCGCAATATCGGTACTTTCAGCAACAAATCCATGCGAATGAGAGGCTACCGTTAATTTAGATGGATCATGTCCACTTCTTTCGGCCGCACGCTTATATAATTTCACAAGCGGGGCAAACTGGACTGGGCTTCCACCAATAATGGCTAGAACAAGTGGAAGACCAAGCATACCAGCGCGAGCAACCGATTCTGGAGTTCCGCCACTAGCAATCCACACAGGTATTGGATTTTGGACTGGTCTTGGATAGACTCCACGGTTTTGGATTGCAGGTCGGTGCTTTCCGCTCCACGTTACCTTTTCGGATTCTCGTATTTTTAGCAACAAATCCAGCTTCTCATCAAATAATTCATTATAATCATTTAGATCATAGCCAAACAAAGGGAAGGATTCGATAAAAGAACCCCTTCCTGCCATAATTTCTGCACGTCCATTAGAAATAGCATCTACTGTAGCAAAATCCTGAAATACCCGAACTGGATCATCTGAGGATAATACCGTTACCGCACTCGTCAGTCTTATCCGGTTTGTCTGTGAAGCTGCTGCAGCAAGAAGCACTGCTGGTGCTGACGCAGCATAATCTTGTCGATGATGCTCGCCAACTCCAAAGACATCTAATCCGACTTGATCCGCTAATACAATTTCTTCAACAACTTCTCTTATTCGTTCTGCATGACTGCTTACTTTTCCTGTATGTACATCTGGAGTAGTTTCGACAAATGTAGTGATACCAATTTCCATTTTACTGCCTCCTTTATGGGCAATGTTTATTAGTTTATTGAATTGTCATGAATATTAATTCTGTCATTATCATAGATTATTTGGAGAATTTTAGGAAGAAATTTGTTTTATCCTAATTTTCCTTTAAAGTAAAAAGAAATGATGCTGCAACATCTGCAAAAGGAATGGCCTCCAAGTAATAATGATTAGAAGGTCATAATAAATTACTTAAAATTAAGAAAGGAGACCAAAATATGGGGGAAGTAATTCAAGCCAGTACCGACCATCTTCATGAGTTAACAAATCTCGCGATGGATCTCTGGCCTGACAATGACTTTGAAAACCTAAAGAAAGAGTTCGCTGAAAGTATCGATACAGACCAAAATAAAGTATTTCTTTATTGTATAGAAAAGCGGCTCGTTGCCTTTATCCATCTCTCAATCCGAACAGATTATGTCGAGGGATCGAATTCTAGTCCTATAGGATATATTGAGGGGATCTATGTATTACCTGAATTTAGACAAAAGGGAATATCTAAAAAGCTATTTGCACGAGGAAGAAATTGGCTGCTAAATAAAGGATGTAAGCAGGTAGGATCTGATATCGAATGGAATAATCAAGTGAGCTATGAATTTCATAAAAGTATTGGATTCAAAGAAGCAAACCGATTAATAGCGTTTATTCAAGATTTGTAAATTGCAAGAATCACCATACCTTTTGCTAAATGCCCCCTCTTTACGTTAAAATAGGTGCATACAATCAGCTAGAACAGCGGAGGTATGTATAGTTATGAATTGGCAGAAATTTTTTACGTATGATAATATGATTGATCTCGGAATTTCAATTGGGATCTTTTTACTTTTCTTAGTGTTTAGAAAGATATTTACGAAATATGTCTTTACACTATTACTTAAATTAGGTGATAAATCACCAACTAAATTGTTCGCAGAGATTTTTATTGCATTTAAGAAACCAGTAGAGTGGTTGTTTACTGTTATTGGTATTTATATTGCTGCATCTTATTTCCCTCATTTTAATCAGGGGAATGAATTCTTCAAAAATATAATTGGTTCTATGTACATTTTCCTTTTTACATGGGGATTCTATAATTTGGCTTCTTCAGATTCGATATTTTTCAGAGGAATTAATAAAAAAGTGGACTTCGATAAAGATAATATTATTATTCCCTTACTTTCAAAAGCATTGCGATTTATCATTGTCGCGATTGCGCTAACTGTTGTCTTGCAGGAATTCGGCTATAATGTAACTGGCTTTGTCGCAGGTTTAGGACTGGGTGGTCTAGCTATTTCGTTAGCTGCTCAGGATATACTTGCTAATATGATTGGTGGATTTGTAATTATCACAGAAAAACCTTTTACCAAAGGAGATTGGATTGTCACTCCAAGTATTGATGGTACGGTTGAGGAGATAGCCTTCCGAAGTACGAAAGTGAGAACAGCAACTGATGCACTTGTCGTTGTACCAAACGCGACATTAGTGAAAGAGCCGATCACAAATTGGAGTAAAATGGAAAAACGTCAAAATTCATTTGATTTAACCTTAACGTATGAAACGCCACAAGAAAAGGTAGAAACGATGGTAAGGCAAATTGACTATCAATTAAAGAATAATCCGGATATTGATCAAGAAACGATTTTAGTCAAATTTAACAAGTATAATGAAAATGGCTATAACATCTTGGTTCATTACTTTACTAAAACAACTGCATGGACAGAATATGTAAGTGTAAATGAGAAAGTTAACTTTAAAATCATGGAACTTCTTAGAGATGAGGATATCGAATTAGCTGTTCCTGCAAGGGCATTATATGTACAAGATTCAAGAGGCAGTCAAGAAATGAATGCTATGCATAGAGAATCAGATCACTAGAAAGAAAGGAGACACTATCCTTTCTTTCTTTTTGGCCAAAAGGCTGCTCTCTATAAACAGTTGATATAGATTGCGAACTAGGGGCAATGTTGACTTTTGCTTCTGACAGTAATAAGGTTTGGAGCAACGCTGATTCTCATCGGAAGAAAAGCTTTTGGTGGAACTGAAGATTTGTCTTTTCCTATTTCGTTAGTAGCCTCTAAATAAATTAGTTTGCAGTTAGATTAACAGCAATAAAATAAAAATTAGTACTAGGTAATAACACTTTGTGATAAAATAAAATGAACGAGCCTTTAAATGAAAAAGTACACTAGTGGAGGAGAAGAGGATGTATCATTTCGCAGCGTATGTAGTTAAAATAATCTTGAACTTATTTGGCAGGATTAAGGTTTTTCAAAAAGAGAAGATACCAACGTCAGGTGGCTATGTTATTGCATGTACACATACTGGTTGGGTAGATATATTGTGGTTAGGTGTTTCCTTACTTCCAGTCAAAATACATTATATGGCGAAAAAGGAATTATTTCAATCAGGTTTTACTAAGTGGTTAATGAATGCCTTGAATGCTTTTCCGGTTGATCGGGAAAACCCTGGTCCAAGCTCGATAAAAACTCCGAGAAAACTACTGAAGGAAGATAAAGTAGTTGGGATTTTCCCAAGCGGAACGAGAACGAGTGAGGAGGTTCCATTAAAAAGGGGAGCTGTGACGATTGCAGCATATGGCAAGGTGCCGATTGTTCCAGCAGCATATGTCGGTCCAAATAATTTTAGTGATTTATTAAAACGGCAAAAGCCGAAAATTATTTTCGGGGATCCGATCTATTTATCCGAGGAACAACCAAAAAAAGAAGCAATTGAAACAATGATGGCAGAAC of Oceanobacillus zhaokaii contains these proteins:
- a CDS encoding LLM class flavin-dependent oxidoreductase, whose amino-acid sequence is MEIGITTFVETTPDVHTGKVSSHAERIREVVEEIVLADQVGLDVFGVGEHHRQDYAASAPAVLLAAAASQTNRIRLTSAVTVLSSDDPVRVFQDFATVDAISNGRAEIMAGRGSFIESFPLFGYDLNDYNELFDEKLDLLLKIRESEKVTWSGKHRPAIQNRGVYPRPVQNPIPVWIASGGTPESVARAGMLGLPLVLAIIGGSPVQFAPLVKLYKRAAERSGHDPSKLTVASHSHGFVAESTDIAVEKFFPPTQQAMNVLGRERGWGAYTRGSFDQARSLEGALYVGDAETVAEKIIFLRKNVGITRFMLHVPVGSMPHEDVMKAIELLGKEVAPIVRTEVAKWEAEEQTEYK
- the aac(6') gene encoding aminoglycoside 6'-N-acetyltransferase yields the protein MGEVIQASTDHLHELTNLAMDLWPDNDFENLKKEFAESIDTDQNKVFLYCIEKRLVAFIHLSIRTDYVEGSNSSPIGYIEGIYVLPEFRQKGISKKLFARGRNWLLNKGCKQVGSDIEWNNQVSYEFHKSIGFKEANRLIAFIQDL
- a CDS encoding mechanosensitive ion channel family protein, producing MNWQKFFTYDNMIDLGISIGIFLLFLVFRKIFTKYVFTLLLKLGDKSPTKLFAEIFIAFKKPVEWLFTVIGIYIAASYFPHFNQGNEFFKNIIGSMYIFLFTWGFYNLASSDSIFFRGINKKVDFDKDNIIIPLLSKALRFIIVAIALTVVLQEFGYNVTGFVAGLGLGGLAISLAAQDILANMIGGFVIITEKPFTKGDWIVTPSIDGTVEEIAFRSTKVRTATDALVVVPNATLVKEPITNWSKMEKRQNSFDLTLTYETPQEKVETMVRQIDYQLKNNPDIDQETILVKFNKYNENGYNILVHYFTKTTAWTEYVSVNEKVNFKIMELLRDEDIELAVPARALYVQDSRGSQEMNAMHRESDH
- a CDS encoding lysophospholipid acyltransferase family protein; the protein is MYHFAAYVVKIILNLFGRIKVFQKEKIPTSGGYVIACTHTGWVDILWLGVSLLPVKIHYMAKKELFQSGFTKWLMNALNAFPVDRENPGPSSIKTPRKLLKEDKVVGIFPSGTRTSEEVPLKRGAVTIAAYGKVPIVPAAYVGPNNFSDLLKRQKPKIIFGDPIYLSEEQPKKEAIETMMAELNNAFNHLQKQLTTNDI